Sequence from the Sphingomonas sp. SORGH_AS_0950 genome:
CGACCCTCACCGGAGGAATGGGACCTGCTGGTTGGCCAAGGCTGGCCACTATGCCGAAGGGGCGGACGGAACCCAAAGTTTTCGCCAGCATGTCACCGCCAATGCCGTCGATGGCGAGGTGGACGCCCTTGCCGTCTGCGATCTGCATCGCGCGCTTCGGCCATTGGTCATCACCATGCAGCAGCACTTCATCCGCTCCCGCGGCTATGGCCGCAGCGGTCTTTGCTGCGGACCCCACTGTTCCGATGACGTTCGCCCCCATGCGCTTGGCCCAGCGCGTCACCAACTGACCAAGCCCCCCGGCGGCCGCATGGACAAGTATCCATTCGCCGCGGCTGACGGCGTGCACCTTGTGCAACAGCATGTGTGCGGTCAGTCCTCGCAACATGGTGCTGCCCGCGATGCGTTCAGATACGGCGTCAGGCAATTTGACGAGCCGGTCGACGGGGAGCAGCCGAACCTCGGCATAAGCTCCGAGTGGCATGCCGTGATAAGCAGCGCGATCACCGGGCGAAACCGATGTGACGTCGGGGCCGATGGCGTCCACCACGCCCGCGCCCTCGAAGCCCAACACGGCGGGATATCGGGGTAGCGGGTACAATCCCGTCCGATAATAGACGTCGACGAAATTCACCCCGATCACGGATTGGCGGACGCGGACCTCTCCGGGGCCAGGCGCAGGGACATCAATGTCCACCGCGTTCAATACGTCCGGTGCCCCAGGGCCATTCATCATGACGCATATCGACATGCTCTATCTCCCTTGGCAGCGATAAAGCGCATCTCGTCCTGCGCGGAAATCCGATGTTTTCGCACCTCTCATGTGTAAAA
This genomic interval carries:
- a CDS encoding quinone oxidoreductase; amino-acid sequence: MSICVMMNGPGAPDVLNAVDIDVPAPGPGEVRVRQSVIGVNFVDVYYRTGLYPLPRYPAVLGFEGAGVVDAIGPDVTSVSPGDRAAYHGMPLGAYAEVRLLPVDRLVKLPDAVSERIAGSTMLRGLTAHMLLHKVHAVSRGEWILVHAAAGGLGQLVTRWAKRMGANVIGTVGSAAKTAAAIAAGADEVLLHGDDQWPKRAMQIADGKGVHLAIDGIGGDMLAKTLGSVRPFGIVASLGQPAGPIPPVRVEDLGFARSIGLVRPSSIAYASDPVLYRRGVDDLLAALGNGLVNPIGAEYPLREAARAHADLESGRTTGSVILTV